Below is a window of Streptomyces sp. ITFR-16 DNA.
GAGGGGAATTCTGTGTTTTCTGCTTCTTCAGCGACCGCTTCGTCAGCCACGGCGGCGGCCGGCCCCCGACAGAGACGGGGCATAGCCCGCCTGGCCGCCTCGGTGGTGGCGTCCGGTCTGGTGATGGCCGGGGCGCTGGTCGGCGCGGGCGGTGCGGTGGCCGACGAGGCGCCCGCGCACCAGGGCGGGGCGACCGCGGTCCTGGACGGGCTGAAGACGTACGACACCGCCGTGCTCCACACGGACGGCAAGGACCAGAAGCTGCCCGCGGGCCTCTTCGAGATGACCGTCGACGGCGGCGGCAAGCTCAAGACGTACTGCATCGACATCCACAACCCCACCCAGGACCAGGCGAAGTACCTGGAGACCCCCTGGAACCAGACCTCGCTGGGCGCCAACAGGAACGCCGGCCGGATCCGCTGGATCCTGGAGCACTCCTACCCCCAGGTCGACGACCTGTCGGCCCTCGCCGAGAAGGCCGGCACCGGGCCGCTCACCGAGAAGACCGCGGCGGCCGGCACCCAGGTGGCCATCTGGCGCTACTCGGACGACGCCGACGTCGACGCCTCCGACGCCCAGGCCCAGAAGCTCGCCGCCTGGCTGGAGAAGAGCGCCACCGACACCGCCGAGCCCAAGGCGTCCCTGGCGCTGGACCCGGCCGTGGTGTCCGGCCCGTCCGGCTCGCGGCTCGGCCCGGTCACCGTCCGCACCAACGCCGGACAGGTCTCGGTGACCCCGCCCGCCGACTCCGCCAGCGGCATCGCGATCACCGACAAGAAGGGCAAGCCCGTCACCACGGCGGCCGACGGGGCCCAGCTCTACTTCGACGTGCCCAAGGGCGCCGCCGACGGCTCCGCCGCCCTGACGGTCCAGGCGACCACCTCGGTCCCGGTCGGCCGTGCCTTCGCCGGTGTCACCCGGAGCCAGACCCAGATCCTGGCCGGCTCCAGCGAGTCCACGGTCTCCGCGAGCGCCACCGCGACCTGGGCGGGCAAGGGCGCGATCCCGGCCGCCACCGCGAAGAAGAACTGCGGCAAGGGCGGCGTCGACATCACCCTCGGCAACGAGGGCGACGCGGCATACACCTTCGAACTGGCCGGAGCGGAGCACACGGTCGAGGCCGGCAAGTCCGTGACCGTGACCGTCCCGGTCGCCGAGGACCAGGCGTACGACGTCACCGTCACCGGCCCCGGCGGGTTCAGCCGGACGTTCAAGGGCGTGCTGGACTGCCGGACGACGGGCACCGCCACGGGCGGCCTCGACACCCAGACCGTCGACCAGCCCAACACGACCACGGCCACGGCCGGCGGCAGCACGACCGGAGCCAACCTCGCCGAGACGGGCAGCTCGAACGCCACCCCGGTCATCGCCGGCATCGCGATCGCCCTGGTCGTGATCGGCGGCGGCGCGGTCTTCCTCCTCCGCCGCCGCAAGGGCCAGTCCCCGGCCGAGTAACCCCCTGAACGACGAGCACGGGCACACCCGCACCGCGTGCCGACGACGACCCCGGTATGGCTTCGGCTTGCCGGGGTCGTTGCATGTCGCGCATCGGACTGGGCGTCGTCCGGGGTGGGCGTATGTCCGGCCCCTCATCAACTGCTTCCCTCTGATGAGGGGCCGGGTCAGGCGGCCTGGGGCGTGTGCGGGGCCCCTGCGGGGAGAGGCGCGAACGGTCGGGGGCCGATCCCTGCCTGCCGGCCGGTGACGGCCTCGAGGGCGATATCGGTGCGCATCACGCCGCGCATCCTTTCCCATCGATCCCAGAGTCGGGCGAAGTCCGCCCTGATGCCGTCGAAGGACCCGTCCGGGTCAGGATTCCCTTCCTCCAGGCACATGATCCGCCGATAGACCTCGGACAGCGCGGCAGTCATTTCGTCCAACTCGACAAGAACCGCTGCGGACGCGATCAGCTGCGCTTCGGCGAACACTGAGTGGTGATCGCTTCGAGCCTCTTCGACCAGTTCTCGTGCGTCCGGCGTGACAGCTCCCTTGTGCACAGTCCAAAGGAAGTTCACAAGATGGGTTCGGTAGCGCCGGAAGGAAGCGTTGACCTGCATGTAGCTGTCGCGGCGACGGTTCAGCTCCGCTACCTCCTGCTCGCGCCGCCACTGAGTGTCGGCCAACTGCTGCTGGCGCTGGAATTGTTCTGTTTGAACACGTCCTAGAAGGCGTTGCGACAGGACCGAGGCCACGAGCGTGCCCGTGACACCAACCACTGCGGCCGCCAACCCGATGAGTGCGTTTCCCATTGAACCCCCGAGTGACTGAGAGAAACCCATCGGTCACATTCTGCCTCCGGGACATGGTGGATGGGGGGCCTCTCCGCGCTGCCTCCGGGAGCCGCTATGAGATTCCTGCTGGGCGGGACAGCGGGGTGGCTCGGACTGTCCGACCTCAGTCCCTCAGGTGCGGCCAGCCGTCCTTGTTGGAGAAGGTCTCGACGCAGTACCGGGTTGAGCGGTCCCACTCCCGGCCGGTGGCCAGCTCGTAGGCCTTGTCCGGTACGTAGAGCAGCCACTCGGCGTCGTAGTGGGTGGAGGCGTAGGGGGCGAACTTCCCGGAGTCGTAGAAGACGCTCTCCCAGACGGCTCGGCCGGCGGCGACCACGGCGCAACGCGTGTACAGGAATTGGTCGGCCGACATGGGGAACGGGTTTCCGTCGCCATCCGACAGGTCGACCACCGGCAGGACACCGAATTTCTCCTGGTCCAGGCGGTAGAGAGCCTCGGCATGGCGTTCGGCGAAGCCCACGATGTCTGAGACCGGGCGGCGGCCCAGCTCCCCGGAGAGCCGCCGGCAGTTCGCCTCGTCTGCCTCACCGTTCAACGTGTCTATGAGTGCCCAGAAGTCGGCCCATGTCATTCTCATGGGTGCAGAATGCCAGGTGGGAAAGCGGCTGTCTGTATCAGTAGTGACCGAGTGTTACAGGCGGTGACAGGTCGGCTGCGCCTGCGGCCCCTGAACCCCCAGGTCACGGCCACCAGCCGATACGGGTTTCCGTCAAGAGGTGGCCGTCAGGCAAGATGGGGTGTATCTGCCCACTCATCGATTGCCGGACGGTTTCTCTTGGCTGAGTACATCTACACGATGCGCAAGACACGCAAGGCGCACGGCGACAAGGTCATCCTTGACGACGTGACGCTGAGCTTCCTGCCCGGCGCGAAGATCGGTGTGGTGGGGCCCAACGGTGCCGGTAAGTCCACGGTGCTGAAGATCATGGCGGGCCTGGAGCAGCCGTCCAACGGGGACGCCTTCCTGTCGCCCGGGTTCAGTGTCGGCATCCTCATGCAGGAGCCGGCGCTCGACGAGTCGAAGACCGTGCTGGAGAACGTCCAGGACGGCGCCGCCGACATCATGGGCAAGCTCAAGCGGTTCAACGAGGTCGCCGAGCTCATGGCGACCGACTACTCCGACGCGCTCATGGACGAGATGGGCAAGCTCCAGGAGGACCTGGACCACGCCAACGCGTGGGACCTGGACGCTCAGCTGGAGCAGGCCATGGACGCGCTGGGCTGCCCGCCCGGCGACTGGCCCGTCGTGAACCTCTCCGGTGGTGAGAAGCGCCGCGTCGCGCTCTGCAAGCTGCTCATCGAGGCCCCGGACCTGCTCCTGCTCGACGAGCCCACCAACCACCTCGACGCCGAGTCGGTGAACTGGCTGGAGCAGCACCTCTCGAAGTACGCGGGCGCCGTGGTCGCCGTCACCCACGACCGGTACTTCCTGAACAACGTCGCCGAGTGGATCCTCGAGCTCGACCGAGGCCGCGCCATTCCGTACGAGGGCAACTACTCCACGTACCTCGACAAGAAGGCCGCCCGCCTCAAGGTCGAGGGCCGCAAGGACGAGAAGCGCGCCAAGCGGCTCAAGGAAGAGCTGGAGTGGGTGCGGTCCAACGCCAAGGGGCGGCAGACCAAGTCCAAGGCCCGTCTCGCCCGGTACGAGGAGATGGCGGCCGAGGCGGACAAGATGCGGAAGCTGGACTTCGAGGAGATCCAGATCCCGCCGGGCCCGCGGCTCGGTTCCATCGTCGTCGAGGTCGAGAACCTCTCGAAGGCCTTCGGCGACAAGGTCCTCATCGACGACCTGTCGTTCACGCTGCCGCGCAACGGTATCGTCGGCGTCATCGGTCCGAACGGCGCGGGCAAGACCACGCTGTTCAAGATGCTCCAGGGCCTGGAGACGCCGGACAGCGGCTCCATCAAGGTCGGCGACACGGTCAAGATCAGTTACGTCGACCAGTCCCGCGCCAACATCGACCCGAAGAAGACCCTCTGGGCCGTCGTCTCGGACGAGCTGGACTACATCAACGTCGGCCAGGTCGAGATGCCCTCGCGGGCCTATGTCTCCGCGTTCGGCTTCAAGGGGCCGGACCAGCAGAAGCCGGCCGGTGTGCTCTCCGGCGGTGAGCGCAACCGGCTGAACCTCGCGCTGACGCTCAAGGAGGGCGGCAACCTGCTGCTCCTCGACGAGCCCACCAACGACCTCGACGTCGAGACCCTTTCCTCGCTCGAGAACGCGCTGCTGGAGTTCCCGGGCGCGGCTGTGGTCATCTCCCACGACCGCTGGTTCCTGGACCGCGTCGCCACGCACATCCTGGCGTACGAGGGCGACTCCAAGTGGTACTGGTTCGAGGGCAACTTCGAGTCGTACGAGAAGAACAAGGTCGAGCGTCTCGGCGCGGACGCGGCCCGCCCGCACCGCGCCACGTACAAGAAGCTCACGCGAGGCTGATCGTCTTGGCTCGTCATATCTACAGCTGCCCGCTGCGCTGGTCGGACATGGATGCCTTCGGCCACGTCAACAACGTGGTCTTCCTCCGCTACCTGGAGGAGGCGCGCATCGACTTCATGTTCCGGCTGGCGCCGGGGGACGGCTCGCCGTCCTTCGCGGGCGGTTCCGTCGTGGCGCGGCACGAGATCGACTACGTACGGCCCCTGGTCCACCGGCACGCGCCGGTGACCGTCGAGTCCTGGGTCACGAAGATAGGCGCCGCGTCGCTGACGATCGCCTACGAGATCAAGGACCCGGACCAGGTGTACGTACGGGCGTCGACCATCGTCGTGCCGTACGACCTGGCCGAGGAGCGCCCCCGGCGGATCTCCGCCGAGGAGCGGCTCTTCCTCCAGGAGTACCTGGCCGAGGAGCCCGCCGCGGCATGACCGCACCCGTGCAGTCGCTGCAGTTCGCCGACGCGAGGGAGGCCGCGGATCTCGCGGCCTTCCTCGGGCGGCTGCTCCACTACGACCGGGCCGCGGCCGTCCGGCTGCAGGCCGGCGGCGGCGCGCTCGCCGTGTTCGGCCGGCCGCCCTCGTTCGACGTGCTGGCGATCCGGGCCGTGCGGATGGCGGACACCCACGACTTCGACGTCACCGTCTCGGCCGGTGAGCTGCTGGAGACGCTGGACCCCGAGGGATCCGCCGCGGGCTCGGGCGCCCTGCCCGCCCCGGTGACCGGCCCGCCCTGGACTGGGGTACTGCCCCCGCGAGGCGGCTGGCGGGAACGGCCCGGGCTGCCCGGCCCCGTCTCCCTGCGGGCGGCACTGACCGCCGCCGTCGCGGAGTTCCGGGCGCGCGACGAGGCACTGCCCGAGGACCGGCGTACGCGCGCGGAGCGCGATCTCATCGGCCACGACATCTGGTCGCGGACCGTCGACACCACCGAGCTTCCGCTGCGCGCGGTGCACGCCGCACAGGCGCTCGGCTTCCTGCGCGCCGCCCCTGACTTCCCCGTCGCGCTGCTGTCCGCCGGGGCGTGGCTGCGGCTGCGCACCCCGTTCGGCTCCATCGCGCTTCGCCGGGCAGGTGCGGCGGGAGGGCTGGGGGCGCTCGCCGTCTCCGTGGGCGGGTAAGGCCCCTCGCGCCGGTTACTCCGGCTGGGGCGCGTCCGGCCAGACGCCGATGTGGTCCTGCTCCAGTTCCAGCATCACACGGTGCTCCATGCCCAGCGCCTCCGTGTAGTCCGCCGGCAGCTGGAGCCGGCCCGCGCGGTCGAGCATCGCGTACTCGCGCGCCACCTGGGACTCCTGGCCGGTCGCCGCGTCCACCTCCGTGCGGCGCAGCACCTCGAACGACGTACGGCCGTCCCGGATCGCGACCGTGCGGCTCACCTCGTCGGCCACCGCCTGGTCGTGCGTGACGATCACGATCGTCGTGCCCAGCTCCTCGTTGGCTCGGCGGAAGGCGGCGAAGACCTGCTCGCCGGTGGCGGAGTCCAGCTCACCGGTCGGCTCGTCGGCGAGCAGCACCGAGGGGTTGTTGGCGAGCGAGACGGCGATCGCCACCCGCTGCTGCTGGCCGCCCGACATCTGCTGCGGGCGCCGGTCGCGGCAGTCCTCGACCTCCAGCATCCGCAGCAGCGCGTCCGCGTGCGCGGCCCGGTCGCGGCTGCGGCCCCGGCCGCGCAACTGCATCGGCAGCGTGACGTTCTGAGCGGCTGTCAGGTAGGGGAGGAGATTGCGGGCGGTCTGCTGCCAGACGAATCCGACGACGTCCCGGCGGTAGCGGAGCCGTTCCTTCTGGCCCATGGACAGCAGATCGCAGCCCGCCACCTTCGCCGCCCCCGCCGTGGGCTCGTCCAGCCCGGCCAGGATGTTCATCAGGGTCGACTTGCCGCTGCCGGACGCGCCGACCAGCGCCAGCAACTCGCCTTCCGTGACCAACAGATCGAGCCCCTGGAGGGCCTGCACCTCCACCCCGTCCGTGGTGAAGACACGGACCAGCCGGTCGCAGGCGATCAGCGCGTCGTGCCCGTACGAAGGGCGGTCGCGGCGCGCGGCCGCCCGCTGTTCGAGCTCCGCCAGTGTGGAGTCGGTCGACTGCGTCGTCATCGGGAGTCTCCTGCCCTGAGTTCGGTGATCGATCCGCGGCGGCCGGTCCACCAGGCCTGCACACCGGCCACCGCCGCGGCGAGGACGATCACGCCCACCGCCGGCAGGACCAGCGACCACGGATCGGTGCGCAGCGGTGCGGTGGCCGGCAGGCCGGAGCCGGAGCCGGTCGAGAGTGCGAGGCGCACCAGGTCGATGCCCGGTGCGAGCAGCGCGATGGTCGCCCAGCCGACGAGCAGCCCGCCCACGGCCGCGAGCACCGCCTGCGGCAGGGCCTCGAAGCCGAGGAGCCGCCCGCCCTGCCGGGAGGTGAGGCCCATGGTGCGCAGCCGTGCCAGCAGCGTGGTGCGCTCCGGCGCTGTCTGGAGCAGGGAGAGGAGGACGGCGAGCAGGGCGTACCCCGCGCCGGCCGCGATCGCCGCCGTGTAGATCCGCTCGGCGCCGTTCTGCATGGGGGTGTCCACGTACGCCGCACGCGCCTCGGAGCGCAGCCGCACGGAGAAGTCCTTGCCCGCGTCGGCCGCCGCCGCCCGCAGCTCCTTCGCGTCCGGCCGGCCCGTGAGCAGCAGGGTCGTGGTCTGCCGGTGGGTGAGGGCGGAGGCGTCGACGATCAGGAAGGAGCTGTCGGTGACGGCGGGGGTGCGGGCCACCGTCCCGGCCACCCGCACCTTGAAGTCACCGGCCAGCGACTGGAGATCGCGCGGCCGGTCACCGAGCCGCCTGGCGACGGACGGCGAGGCGAGGACCGGCAGGACCCGGTCCTTCGAGGGCAGCTCGCCCTCGGGCGGCTGTGCGCCGGTGGTCTTCAGCCGGTCGGCGGGGAAGCCGCCGAGGCCGGTGGAGCGGGCGAGCCGGGCGTACGTGGCCGGGTCGACGCCGACCAGGGTCGCGCCCTTCGCGTCCTCGAAGCCCTTCTCGGGCGCCGGCAGCGGGACGCCGTACTCGATCTGGATCCGCGCCACCTCCCGTACCCCGTCCACCCGGTCCACCGCGCGGATCAGGGCGTCGGGCAGGGGCACGGAGTCGCCCCGGCCGCTGACCCGGGCGTCGGCGCCGGTGGTGAGCACGGCCGCGTCGTCCCGGGCGCCCGCGACCCCCGCGAGGACCGAACCGCCGAACGCCGCCGTCGTCAGCGCGACCAGCAGTGCGAGCAGCGGCAGGGTGCCGGAGGCCGGGGAGCGCCCGGCCCGGGCCAGCGCCAGGAAGCCGATCGCGCCGCGCAGCCGGGCCACGGAGCGCAGGGCGAGCCGCAGCGGCAGCGGATAGAGCCGGACCAGGACCACGGCGGCGATCAGCCCGACCAGCACGGGCGCCGAGCTGATCAGCAGATCCGTGCCGCCCGCGCTGTCCGTGCCGCGCCGGCGCAGGGCGGCGACGGCGCCGACGGCCAGCACCAGCAGGGTGAGTTCGGCGACGGTGCGCCGCCGGGAGGGGCGGGCGGTCGCCACGTCGTCCCGGGCCCCGTGCAGCCGCGGGCGCAGATGCAGCAGGGCCGTACGCAGCGGAAGCGCGGCGCAGACCAGCACGACGACCGCCGCCGCGCCCGCCACCGCCGGCCCCGGCCGGGCCTCGCCGACGGCCAGGACCGCCAGCAGCAGGCCCAGCGCCCCGGCGGGCACGGCCGTCACCGCGGTCTCGGCGAGCAGCCGGCCCCCGATGCCGGCCAGCGAGCCGCCGCGCGCCCGCAGCAGCGCCAGTTCGGCCCGCCGGCGTGCGGCGATCAGCCCGCCCGTCATCAGCAGCACGACGGCGGCGACGGCTCCGATGCCGACGGCGGCGACCGTCACGACCGGCTCGATCGCCGCGCGCATGTCGTCGTACGCGGCCAGAACCTCGTCCAGGTCGGTCGTCACGGTGATCGTGTCCCCGGCCAGCTCCCGCATCCCGAGCAGCCCGGGACCGCCCTCCAGCGAGGCGACCGCCGTCCGCAGCCGGGGCACGTCCGGCGCGGTCAGCCGGGCGCCGTCCGGTGCGACGCGCCAGTAGAGCTCGGGCTGCCCGGTGGTGGCGAGCAGGGCCGGTCCGGCGTCCGGCGGCAGCAGCAGCGCGGCCGTCCAGTAGTAGCGCGGGGTCTCCTTGCTGGGGATGGGGACCAGGGACGGGGTGCGGAGGAGCTGTTCGGCCGACCAGTAGGAGGCCTCGGGGCGCAGCGGGGTGACGATGCCGGTGATCCGTACCGTCAGCGTCCCCCCGCCCCGGGTCGGGACGGCGACGGTCGCGCCGGTCTTGATCCGCAGCGCCTTCGCGGTCTGCTCGGTGACGGCCGCCTCGACCTCGGTGGTGCGCAGGGTCACCCGGCCGTGGACGGCCGGCCACCGGCCCGTGCGCAGGGTGGCGTGGTCGGACAGCCCGGACTGTGTGACGTAGGTCAGCGCGGGGTCGAGACCGTACGGGCGGGGGAACCACGGCTCCTTGGCCGCGACCGGGTTCGCGGTGCGGACGCCGTACGCGGACTGGGCCGCGTCGGGCCGTACCGGAGCGGGCAGCGCGGCCAGCACGGAGCGGTCGACCCTCGCCATCGCGGCCCGGCGCACCGCCTCCTCGCGTGCCGCCACCGGCAGTTCGAGTCCGGGCTGGGGGCCGCTCAGCTCCAGGACGCTGCGCCGGGGTTCGACGGCGGCGAGGTCGTGGCGCAGCCCCTGGTTCTCGTAGCGGTCGACGGACCGGGGGAACGCTGCGGCCAGGAACGCCGTCACCACCACCAGCAGGGCGAACGCGCAGGCGGCGCAGGCGGCTGCGGCGCGGGGGGTTCTCGAACGCGGGCTCATGTCAGTTGTCCCCCTGGTGGCGCAGCGATATCGCGGGGTCGGCGCGGCGCAGGGCGAGTGCGGCGACGATGAGCAGGGGCAGCACGGCGACCCCGGCCAGCAGCAGGGCCACCTGCCCCGGCGGCAGCTGCACCAGCACGGGCGGCACCGGCTGGGCCGCCTGCCCGGTCAGCACGATCAACGGCACGACCGCCCGGGTGAGTACGGCCCCGAGCACGGCCCCGACCAGCAGCCCGAGGGCGATCAGGACGCCCTGTTCGGCCGCGGTCATCCGGGCCAGCTGATGGCGCGGGGTGCCCAGTGCCCGCAGTACGGCGAACTCGGCGGACCGTTCCCGCTGGGAGCCCACCGCCGCCACGGCGAAGCCGACCGCGGCCAGGGCTGCGGCGATGACCGCGACCGCGAGCAGCGCGGACTGCGGTCCGGCGCCCAGCGGATCGCTGACCAGCTCGTCGGCGATCTCGTCGCGCACCTGGACCTGGACGGGGTCGGTGTCGGGGCGTGCGCGCAGCGCGGCGGCGACCTCGCCGCTGCGGCCCGGGGCGGTGCTCAGCCACCACTCGGTCGCGGTCAGCCGGGTGTTGGGGCGTTCGGCGAAGACCCGGCCCAGCGACCTGAGGTCGAGCAGCAGCGCCCCGCCGTCCCGGGCCCGCTGGGTCTCCCCGGTGGTGGCGGAGGAGACGCCCGGGCCGGTCGTCGGCAGCCGGTGCACCGTCCGCGCGATCTTCACCCGGACCCGCTCGCCGGCCAGTGTGACATCGACGTTCTGCCCGGTCCGCGCGCCGGTGGCCTTCAGATAGGCGTCCGTGGCCACGGCGTTCACCGGGGGCGCCTTGGGGCGGCCGGTGGTGATCCGCACGTTGAACGCGGGGATCGAGTACACCGCGTCCTCGGAGGTGACATGGCCGGTCCGGTAGTCCAGGCCCAGCGGGCCGGCGGCCGACGCGGTCGGGAAGACGGCCGCCCCGGGAAGCACCTCGCCGAACGAGTCGCTGCTCACGGCCGCCTTCCAGCGGAAGCCGCCCGGCACGGGGACCGGCCGCTCGGTGCCGTCCGCCGCCACGGTCCGCAGCCCGCTCAGCCGGAGCCGGTGCGCCTCGCCGTGGTCGACGGGCTGCTTGTCGTCCAGCTCGAACCCGGTGACGGCCAGCTCCCCGGCGGCGGCCACCCCGATCTCGAAGGGGTGCGCCTTCCCGTCGACCGGTACGGAACCCGCGACCACCTGGTACGGGAGGCCGTAGCGGTCCTCCAGCAGCACGGTGAGCAGCGGGCTCATGCCGGACGGCGAGGTGTGGCGGGGCGCGGCGGGCACGGAGATCCGCAGGTCGAAGCGGAGCCGGGTGCCGTCCTTCGGCAGCAGCAGGCCGGGGCGCGCGGTCCGGGGCGGGGCCAGCGTCCCGAACAGCCGGTCCGCGGAGCCTTCTCCGAGGTCGTCGCGCATCAGCATGCCCTCGTCGGCGTGCGCGGTGTCGAGCGCGAGGATCTCGGCGGTGCGGTCGCCCGAGAGATCCGTCGTCGTACGGAAGGCGGGCGCCGCCTCCCGTACACCCGGCAGCTTCCGGTACGCGCCGGACTTGGCCGGGTCCGCGTTCACCCCGCCGACCATCCGTACCGAGGCACCGGACCTGAAGTCCGCCTGGTCGCTCTGCGAACGGTCCCACGACGCGCTCTGCCCGATCGCCAGCATGCCCATCGCCACCGACAGGACCAGCAGCAGCACCGGGCCGGCGCCCCGCAGGGGGCGGCGGCTGAACTGCCAGCCCGCCGGCGCGGTAGCCAGGCCCCGGCCGCCCGCCGCACGGCGCTCCGCGAGGCGGGCCGCGGGCGGCAGCAGCCGCAGCGTCAGTACCGTGCCGGCGAGCAGGGCGAGGGCGGGCGCGGCCACCAGCAGCGGATCGATCCCCAGCTCGCCCTTGCGGTCACCGCTGAGCGCGCCGCCGCCGGAGCCGTTGGTCTGCCGGTCCAGCTGCCAGTACGCCACCGCCGCGACCAGCAGCAGCGCGAGGTCGGCGCCGGCCCGCACCGGGGCGGGCAGCGCGGCGGTACGGGCGGCGCGCCGGCCGCCGGCGCTTGCGGCCAGGGCGGGCGCCACGACGGCGAGGGCGCAGGCCAGCGCGGTGACGGCGGCGATCAGCCAGACCTGGGGGGTGACGCCCGAGTCGAGCCGGAGCCCGATCCGGGAGAGTTCGCTGCGGTCGGCCAGCAGCCGGGTCAGCGGCCCGGCGAGCAGCGGGGCGACGACGGCGGCCGGCAGTGCGAGCAGCAGCGCCTAGACGGCCGCGAGCGAGGTGATCCGGGCACGCGATCCGCCGCGGGCCCGCAGCAGTTCGGTCTCGCCGGAGCGTTCGCTGCTGAGCAGCCGCGCGACCAGCAGCAGGGCGTAACCGGCGAGCAGCACCAGTTGCACGGCGACGATCGTCAGCGTGGAGCGGGAGACCAGCAGCGCCCGGTCGACCTGGTCGAGCACGGTGGGCAGCGAGGTCTGCGCGTCGGCCCCGTCCTTGAACTCCGGGGTGGCGAGCAGGGCCTTGGGGCCCTCGGTCGCCGCGTCGTGCAGCGCCGCCATCCGGTCCGTGGTGACGGTCCGGAAGTCGGCGGTGGCCAGCCAGGACAGCTCGCCCGAGCTGATCCGCCCGGAGCCGAGCACCGCCGGGTCGGTGAGCAGCGGGCCGTATGTGGTGAAGACGACCTTGCGGATGCCCCGGCCGCCGAGCGCGTCCAGCCGCCAGTACGGATCGGCCTGGTCGGCGGCCTTGTAGAGCCCGGTGACCAGGATCCGCACCGGCTTGCCGCCGAGCCGGTCGGTGACCTTCAGCCGGGCACCGGGCTTCAGCGCCAGGGCCTCGGCGGCGGTCGCGGGAAGGGCGACCTCGACCGGGGCGCCGCTCTTCCCGGCACCGGCGGCGGGCAGCCGGCCGGAGGTGAGCGCGATGCGGCTGCGGTCCAGCGAGGCGAAGTGGGTGAGGTCGGGGTCGCCGCGCCGGTCGGCCGGGGCCTGGAGGGCGCGTGGCAGCGCGTACGGCCCCGAGGCCTCCAGCTTGCGTACGGTCACCGGAAGGCCGTCGAACGTGGCGCGCGCGGCCTTGCGCGCCGCCGCGTCGGCGGTGGCCCGTTCCTCGCGCTCCACCTGCGCGGACACGACGAGCGCGGCGGGGACGGCGGAGCGGTGGGTGAGGGTGTGGCGCAGCGCGGCATCGCCGATGGAGCCCGAGAACGCGGTGAGCGCCGCCAGGACGGAGGTGGTCAGGAGCACGGCCAGGACGGCCGCGGCGAGAAGGAGCCGGTGCGCCCTCACCCGCAGAAAGACGAACCCCGTCACCTGGCCCCCTAGTCACCACTCACATCGCGCCCCACCCGCCCCCCGGCGTTGCCTGGATGCTGTCAGACGGCTGCTGCTCGTGGAAACCGCTTACGGGTGCACCTTGATGGGATTGTGACCGCTATTCGACAGCGGAGCACCGGATTCCGCACACCCCCGACCGCTTCTCAGCCTTCGGTGTTCACCATCGAGGCGGCCGCATAGGTGAGGTAGTCCCAGAGCCGGCGCTCGTGCTCCGGGGCCAGTCCGAGTTCGTCCACGGCCACCCGCATATGGCTCAGCCAGGCGTCGTGCGCGGCGCGGTCCACCCGGAACGGCACGTGCCGCATCCGCAGCCGGGGGTGTCCT
It encodes the following:
- a CDS encoding FtsX-like permease family protein, whose product is MSPRSRTPRAAAACAACAFALLVVVTAFLAAAFPRSVDRYENQGLRHDLAAVEPRRSVLELSGPQPGLELPVAAREEAVRRAAMARVDRSVLAALPAPVRPDAAQSAYGVRTANPVAAKEPWFPRPYGLDPALTYVTQSGLSDHATLRTGRWPAVHGRVTLRTTEVEAAVTEQTAKALRIKTGATVAVPTRGGGTLTVRITGIVTPLRPEASYWSAEQLLRTPSLVPIPSKETPRYYWTAALLLPPDAGPALLATTGQPELYWRVAPDGARLTAPDVPRLRTAVASLEGGPGLLGMRELAGDTITVTTDLDEVLAAYDDMRAAIEPVVTVAAVGIGAVAAVVLLMTGGLIAARRRAELALLRARGGSLAGIGGRLLAETAVTAVPAGALGLLLAVLAVGEARPGPAVAGAAAVVVLVCAALPLRTALLHLRPRLHGARDDVATARPSRRRTVAELTLLVLAVGAVAALRRRGTDSAGGTDLLISSAPVLVGLIAAVVLVRLYPLPLRLALRSVARLRGAIGFLALARAGRSPASGTLPLLALLVALTTAAFGGSVLAGVAGARDDAAVLTTGADARVSGRGDSVPLPDALIRAVDRVDGVREVARIQIEYGVPLPAPEKGFEDAKGATLVGVDPATYARLARSTGLGGFPADRLKTTGAQPPEGELPSKDRVLPVLASPSVARRLGDRPRDLQSLAGDFKVRVAGTVARTPAVTDSSFLIVDASALTHRQTTTLLLTGRPDAKELRAAAADAGKDFSVRLRSEARAAYVDTPMQNGAERIYTAAIAAGAGYALLAVLLSLLQTAPERTTLLARLRTMGLTSRQGGRLLGFEALPQAVLAAVGGLLVGWATIALLAPGIDLVRLALSTGSGSGLPATAPLRTDPWSLVLPAVGVIVLAAAVAGVQAWWTGRRGSITELRAGDSR